The Raoultibacter phocaeensis genome contains a region encoding:
- a CDS encoding molybdopterin-dependent oxidoreductase, with translation MGTATGKTIIKGMGFCASAIGANVCNVDVAEDEGKILRIRPFHFDEAYDADHFNAWKIEARGHTFEPGYKMVSGPLSYGYKKRVYSKNRILFPMKRADWDPAGERNPQNRGKSKYVRISWDEATQIIAEEIKRIHDEYGPLSILIQGDGHGETKFVHGTHGCQTRMLGLVGDYTLQARQPDSWEGWYWGAKHIWGMDPLGQQNLQNNVIKDISENGDAVLFWGCDPETTPWGWGGMMASRICFWFTEIGVKQIHISPDVNYTNAVHADKWIPVLPNTDAALQLAIAYVWLSENTFDRDYLDTHSIGFDNFAYYVMGGEDGVPKTPKWAEKKCGVPSYTIKALARYWAKHAVSIAHCNGGSFIRSAFAHEPARLEVALLGMQSLGKPGANQFKFIEWSLFGMESVTPMPPSVEIPNCGPAFRGRQYSVRPSIIPKTMIPEAITNPPVQWYGHIAAGLPREDQFVGPLTFPLEGKERIHMIWSDAPCWETCWNGGNEMQEALRHESIEFLLIQHPWMENDCLFADILLPINTKLEEEDIGTDSDNGMWSVVYYEQQAIEPLGESRSDLEAVEEVAKKLERFGGIYENLHARMMDGGKTVGDFIQAGFENTGASEKLTFEEFKEKQYYPFPTKERWEELPVGLSQFYEDPENHPLTTPSGKLEYYSTALADIFPDDEIRGPIPRWIEEGDGHEERIDSKRAVDYPFLIVSNHPRWRVHANCDDITWLREIQTCKVVGPDGYAYEPVWVNPVDAGKLGLKTGDVAKIYNERGGVLGGVIVSERIMPGAVYQDHGARVDTIVSGVGGLDRGGANNLIAPSATTSKNAHGEVTSGFLVNIEKVDVFGLAEQYPEAFGRSYDPASGVVVDEYIVEGK, from the coding sequence ATGGGAACTGCTACAGGAAAGACAATCATAAAGGGTATGGGCTTTTGCGCTTCCGCCATCGGTGCGAACGTGTGCAACGTCGACGTTGCCGAGGATGAGGGCAAGATCCTTCGCATTCGACCCTTTCATTTCGACGAAGCGTACGATGCCGATCATTTCAACGCCTGGAAGATAGAGGCGCGCGGTCATACGTTCGAGCCAGGGTACAAAATGGTTTCCGGGCCCTTGTCCTACGGATACAAAAAACGCGTATACTCGAAAAATCGGATTCTTTTTCCCATGAAACGTGCGGACTGGGATCCGGCGGGCGAGCGCAATCCGCAGAACCGCGGCAAAAGCAAGTACGTGCGTATCTCGTGGGACGAGGCCACCCAGATCATCGCCGAAGAGATAAAGCGCATTCACGACGAGTACGGTCCGCTTTCGATTCTCATCCAAGGGGACGGCCATGGCGAGACGAAGTTCGTGCACGGTACTCACGGGTGCCAGACCCGCATGCTCGGGTTGGTCGGAGATTACACGCTGCAGGCGCGCCAGCCCGACAGCTGGGAGGGCTGGTACTGGGGAGCCAAGCACATATGGGGCATGGACCCGCTCGGCCAGCAGAACCTGCAGAACAACGTGATCAAGGACATCTCCGAGAACGGCGATGCGGTGCTGTTCTGGGGCTGCGATCCTGAGACCACGCCGTGGGGCTGGGGCGGCATGATGGCGAGCCGCATCTGCTTCTGGTTCACCGAGATCGGCGTGAAGCAGATCCACATCTCGCCCGACGTGAACTACACCAACGCCGTGCACGCCGACAAGTGGATCCCCGTGCTCCCCAACACCGATGCGGCGCTGCAGCTCGCAATCGCCTACGTGTGGCTATCGGAGAATACGTTCGATCGCGACTACCTCGATACCCACTCCATCGGATTCGACAATTTCGCCTACTATGTGATGGGTGGCGAAGACGGTGTTCCCAAGACTCCGAAGTGGGCCGAGAAGAAATGCGGCGTGCCCTCCTACACCATCAAGGCGCTTGCCCGCTACTGGGCCAAGCACGCCGTGTCGATCGCGCACTGCAACGGCGGCAGCTTCATTCGTTCGGCGTTCGCGCACGAACCCGCCCGCCTCGAGGTTGCGCTCCTCGGCATGCAGTCGCTCGGCAAACCCGGTGCGAACCAGTTCAAATTCATCGAATGGTCGCTGTTCGGTATGGAAAGCGTCACACCCATGCCTCCCTCGGTTGAGATTCCGAACTGCGGTCCCGCATTCCGCGGCCGCCAGTATTCGGTGCGGCCGAGCATCATTCCCAAAACGATGATTCCCGAGGCTATTACCAACCCGCCCGTGCAATGGTACGGGCACATCGCCGCGGGCTTGCCGCGCGAGGACCAGTTCGTCGGCCCGCTCACCTTCCCGCTCGAGGGCAAAGAGCGCATCCATATGATCTGGTCGGATGCGCCGTGTTGGGAAACGTGCTGGAACGGCGGCAACGAGATGCAAGAGGCGCTGCGCCACGAATCCATTGAGTTTCTGCTCATCCAGCACCCGTGGATGGAGAACGACTGTTTGTTCGCCGACATCCTTCTGCCCATCAACACGAAGCTCGAGGAAGAGGACATCGGCACCGATTCCGATAACGGGATGTGGTCGGTCGTGTACTACGAGCAGCAGGCTATCGAGCCGTTGGGCGAATCGAGATCCGACCTAGAAGCCGTTGAAGAAGTCGCCAAGAAACTCGAGCGGTTCGGCGGAATCTACGAGAATCTGCATGCCCGCATGATGGACGGCGGCAAGACGGTCGGAGATTTCATCCAGGCCGGCTTCGAGAACACGGGCGCATCCGAGAAGCTCACGTTCGAGGAGTTCAAAGAGAAGCAGTACTATCCGTTCCCGACGAAAGAGAGATGGGAAGAGCTTCCCGTGGGCCTAAGCCAATTCTACGAGGATCCCGAGAACCATCCGCTCACGACGCCGTCGGGCAAGCTCGAGTACTATTCGACGGCTCTTGCCGACATCTTTCCCGATGACGAGATTCGCGGACCCATTCCGCGGTGGATCGAGGAGGGCGACGGGCACGAGGAGCGCATCGATTCGAAGCGGGCGGTCGACTATCCGTTCCTTATCGTTTCGAACCATCCGCGGTGGCGCGTCCATGCGAACTGCGACGACATCACGTGGTTGCGCGAAATCCAGACATGCAAGGTCGTCGGGCCCGACGGCTACGCGTACGAGCCTGTGTGGGTGAACCCGGTCGATGCTGGCAAGCTCGGCCTTAAAACTGGCGATGTGGCGAAAATCTACAACGAGCGCGGCGGCGTGCTCGGCGGCGTCATCGTGTCGGAGCGCATTATGCCCGGCGCGGTCTACCAGGACCACGGTGCACGCGTCGACACCATTGTTTCGGGGGTCGGTGGGCTCGACCGTGGCGGAGCGAACAACTTGATCGCTCCTTCGGCAACCACGTCGAAGAATGCACACGGCGAGGTTACGAGCGGCTTTCTCGTCAACATCGAAAAAGTCGATGTCTTCGGGCTCGCCGAACAGTATCCCGAGGCGTTCGGGCGCTCCTATGATCCGGCATCCGGTGTCGTGGTGGACGAGTATATCGTGGAAGGGAAGTAG
- a CDS encoding CCA tRNA nucleotidyltransferase yields MCRDHTSLSLRAPARQALGALENAGYEAWIVGGFVRDALMGRASGDIDIATSAPWQEAARAFAAQGLRVHETGIAHGTITVIVSDEPIEVTTYRADGTYTDSRHPDTVEFVNDIAADLKRRDFTMNAVAYHPRRGLFDPEGGVPDIEAGLIRAVGDPSRRFGEDALRILRACRFSSQLGFAIESATMRAMESCAPLLSRIASERTLKELQGFVCGEHVYDALMACADVLASVIGELKAMKGFDQKTPYHIYDVLEHTAYAMQNTPAYPLVRWAALFHDMGKPRTFFTDDAGIGHFYGHATVSVELAEPVMKRLGMPSALSSDIIELVTRHDDDIEPTPKAVKRALRRLGGRVDLFRALCDLKRGDALAQAPHCHNRVALADELDRALDAILEAEEAFSLKDLAIKGGDVIALGIAPGPEVGRLLEEALEAVIDERVPNERAALTAFVRMR; encoded by the coding sequence ATGTGCAGAGATCACACATCCCTATCCCTTCGCGCCCCCGCACGCCAAGCCCTCGGCGCGCTCGAAAACGCAGGGTACGAGGCGTGGATCGTCGGCGGATTCGTGCGGGATGCGCTTATGGGGCGCGCAAGCGGCGACATCGACATCGCGACATCCGCCCCCTGGCAAGAAGCTGCGAGGGCGTTTGCGGCGCAGGGGTTGCGCGTCCATGAGACCGGCATCGCGCACGGCACTATCACCGTGATCGTGTCGGACGAACCGATCGAGGTCACGACGTACCGCGCCGACGGCACCTATACCGATTCCCGCCATCCCGATACGGTGGAGTTCGTGAACGACATAGCCGCCGATCTCAAGCGGCGCGATTTCACGATGAACGCCGTCGCCTACCATCCGAGGCGGGGGCTTTTCGATCCCGAAGGCGGCGTACCCGACATCGAAGCAGGCCTGATCCGCGCCGTCGGCGATCCGAGCCGGCGCTTCGGCGAAGATGCGCTGCGCATCCTGCGTGCCTGCAGGTTCTCCTCGCAGCTGGGATTCGCCATCGAGTCCGCCACGATGCGCGCCATGGAATCGTGCGCGCCGCTGCTTTCGAGAATCGCTTCGGAGCGCACGCTTAAGGAACTCCAGGGGTTCGTGTGCGGCGAGCATGTTTACGATGCGCTTATGGCCTGCGCAGACGTGCTCGCATCCGTCATCGGCGAGCTCAAAGCCATGAAGGGCTTCGATCAGAAGACCCCCTACCACATCTACGACGTCCTCGAACACACCGCCTACGCGATGCAGAACACCCCCGCCTACCCGCTCGTCCGTTGGGCCGCGCTGTTCCACGACATGGGAAAACCGCGCACCTTCTTCACCGACGATGCGGGCATCGGGCATTTCTACGGTCATGCGACGGTAAGCGTCGAGCTCGCAGAGCCCGTCATGAAGCGGCTCGGCATGCCCTCGGCGCTCTCTTCCGACATAATCGAGCTTGTAACGCGGCACGACGATGATATCGAGCCAACGCCGAAAGCGGTGAAGCGCGCACTCCGGCGTCTCGGCGGCAGGGTCGACCTGTTCCGAGCCCTGTGCGACCTCAAACGCGGCGACGCGCTCGCCCAGGCGCCGCACTGCCACAACCGCGTAGCGCTTGCCGATGAGCTCGACCGCGCGCTCGATGCGATCCTCGAGGCTGAAGAAGCGTTCTCCCTCAAAGACCTCGCCATCAAGGGAGGCGACGTCATCGCGCTCGGCATCGCACCCGGCCCCGAAGTAGGACGGCTGCTCGAAGAGGCGCTCGAAGCGGTGATCGACGAGCGCGTGCCCAACGAACGAGCGGCGCTTACTGCGTTCGTCCGTATGCGGTGA
- a CDS encoding 4Fe-4S dicluster domain-containing protein codes for MGKIFVIDPAKCNGCRNCQIACKDEHCDNDWSPIALPQPDTGHFWIGVNETVRGSVPKVKVSYVVELCQHCGDAPCMKAAPEAVYRRDDGLVIVDPSKSKGKRELVDSCPYGAIFWNEELDVPQKCTGCAHLLDEGWAVPRCVDACPHDAIRFGDEKEFAEELGSAEFIAPDRADADKPHVYYLNLPKRFVAGVVVDLESDEVVVGAQVTLENAETSELLQAETDEFGDFWFNQVGAAPYNVYVEAEGYMTRMVKADATAEDCNVGPIDVFATAE; via the coding sequence ATGGGCAAGATATTCGTAATCGATCCGGCGAAGTGCAACGGTTGCCGAAACTGCCAGATCGCCTGCAAGGACGAACACTGCGACAACGATTGGTCTCCCATCGCGTTGCCCCAGCCCGACACCGGTCATTTTTGGATCGGCGTCAACGAGACGGTGCGCGGCAGCGTTCCGAAGGTCAAAGTGTCCTATGTCGTAGAGCTTTGCCAGCATTGCGGCGATGCTCCGTGTATGAAGGCCGCTCCCGAAGCGGTGTACCGGCGCGACGACGGGCTTGTGATCGTCGATCCGAGCAAGTCCAAGGGAAAGCGCGAACTGGTAGATTCCTGCCCATACGGGGCGATTTTCTGGAACGAAGAACTCGACGTGCCGCAGAAGTGCACGGGGTGCGCGCATCTGCTCGATGAAGGATGGGCGGTGCCTCGGTGTGTCGATGCGTGCCCGCACGATGCCATCCGCTTCGGCGACGAAAAGGAATTCGCCGAAGAGCTCGGTTCTGCGGAGTTCATTGCGCCCGACCGTGCGGATGCCGACAAGCCCCACGTCTACTATCTGAATCTGCCTAAGCGCTTTGTTGCCGGTGTCGTCGTCGATCTGGAATCGGACGAGGTGGTAGTAGGCGCCCAGGTCACTCTTGAGAACGCCGAAACGTCCGAGTTGCTTCAGGCCGAGACCGATGAGTTCGGAGATTTCTGGTTTAATCAAGTGGGTGCTGCTCCATACAATGTATATGTCGAGGCCGAGGGGTACATGACGCGCATGGTGAAGGCGGATGCAACGGCCGAGGATTGCAACGTCGGACCGATCGACGTATTCGCAACTGCTGAGTAA
- a CDS encoding CDGSH iron-sulfur domain-containing protein, whose product MESASTRNENAPKPTAENMLITIAEDGPYLVTGNVPLKREIITLVGGHREYKLDRIFETEETYALCRCGHSKNHPFCDGSHIEAHFKGTETASREDFLDRADLYPGGGVELLDDNRCAFARFCHREDGDVWSLTEASDDPRLMAEAVQESTDCPAGRLVHRRVDDGTLIEPDLDPEISLLEDPEKGVSAGLYVKGGIPLESADGTRYELRNRYTLCRCGQSRNKPFCDAMHVPAAFRDGL is encoded by the coding sequence ATGGAATCAGCCAGCACGCGAAACGAGAACGCACCCAAGCCCACGGCCGAAAACATGCTGATCACGATCGCGGAAGACGGACCTTACCTCGTCACGGGAAACGTGCCGCTCAAACGTGAGATCATCACGCTCGTCGGAGGCCACCGCGAATACAAGCTTGATCGCATCTTTGAAACCGAGGAAACGTACGCGCTCTGCCGGTGTGGCCATTCGAAAAACCATCCGTTCTGCGACGGATCGCACATCGAGGCGCATTTCAAGGGAACCGAAACCGCATCGCGCGAGGATTTCCTCGACCGCGCCGACCTCTATCCCGGCGGCGGCGTCGAACTTCTCGACGATAACCGCTGCGCGTTCGCCCGCTTCTGCCATCGCGAAGACGGCGACGTGTGGTCGCTCACCGAAGCATCCGACGATCCCCGCCTGATGGCCGAAGCCGTCCAGGAATCGACCGACTGCCCGGCAGGCAGGCTCGTGCACCGCCGCGTCGACGACGGCACGCTCATCGAACCCGACCTCGACCCCGAGATATCACTGCTCGAAGACCCCGAGAAGGGCGTGAGCGCGGGCTTGTACGTGAAAGGCGGCATCCCGCTCGAATCCGCGGACGGCACGCGCTACGAGCTGCGCAACCGCTATACGCTCTGCCGCTGCGGCCAATCCCGCAACAAGCCCTTCTGCGACGCCATGCATGTACCCGCCGCATTCCGCGACGGGCTGTAA
- a CDS encoding SLC13 family permease yields MINVSSKKQIVGLVIAAILVVGGLFLPGSGDLTHEGILGLAILLATVALWICESIPMGVAGLLALVVAPIVGIAEINTVFSGFGTTTVIFAIAVFGLTAIVMKSNLAIRLTATMTKWSGANSNKLVLAFMCVSWLLSTVMNDSAVLVLVIGLSMIVLNNAGHVIGTSRLAKALYIGIALCAFIGGGATPAGSSINVLVIGMLEQTMGQTISFVDWMVACLPVCLLMVPITWFAVIKILKPEPIEPKDLVDLQNRAKALGPLAAEEKKTLFFLIAMPVLWIAGSWIPALNVTTVTVLGLAAMFLPGVKLLTFEEFQREVPWTIVIMIGAVLCLGGIVNATGGVAYLANMFLSTGVTELGGFFSLLLIMLAVYAFHTLVPIGPAFITLLVPPLMAFCVSVGMSPAVPGMMLAILLSGNFLLPFNPGMALAYRDNCWTASELFKTGIIPAIIFVVLLSAWTPFASGLMGIAM; encoded by the coding sequence ATGATAAACGTATCATCGAAAAAGCAAATCGTCGGCTTGGTCATAGCGGCGATTCTTGTAGTCGGCGGCCTGTTCCTGCCGGGATCGGGGGATCTGACCCACGAGGGAATTTTGGGACTCGCTATACTGCTTGCGACGGTGGCTCTTTGGATCTGCGAGTCGATACCGATGGGGGTTGCGGGACTCTTGGCGCTCGTCGTAGCGCCGATCGTCGGCATTGCGGAGATCAACACGGTCTTTTCGGGTTTCGGTACGACAACCGTCATCTTCGCCATCGCGGTGTTCGGACTCACGGCAATCGTCATGAAGTCGAACCTCGCGATTCGGCTGACCGCTACTATGACAAAGTGGTCGGGAGCCAATTCGAACAAGCTCGTACTTGCCTTCATGTGCGTTTCCTGGCTGCTCTCGACGGTTATGAACGACTCCGCCGTTCTAGTGCTCGTCATCGGCCTGTCCATGATCGTTCTCAACAACGCGGGGCACGTAATCGGCACGTCGCGTTTAGCGAAAGCGCTCTATATCGGCATTGCACTCTGCGCGTTCATCGGCGGAGGCGCGACCCCTGCCGGCTCTTCGATCAACGTGCTCGTCATCGGCATGCTCGAGCAGACGATGGGGCAGACGATCAGCTTCGTCGATTGGATGGTCGCCTGCTTGCCGGTTTGCCTTCTGATGGTTCCGATCACGTGGTTTGCCGTCATCAAGATTCTCAAGCCCGAGCCCATCGAGCCGAAGGATCTCGTCGATCTGCAAAACCGCGCAAAGGCGCTCGGGCCTCTGGCGGCGGAGGAGAAGAAGACGCTTTTCTTCCTCATCGCCATGCCGGTGCTTTGGATTGCCGGTTCGTGGATTCCCGCTCTCAACGTTACGACGGTGACCGTGCTCGGTCTCGCTGCGATGTTCCTTCCCGGCGTCAAGCTGCTGACGTTCGAGGAATTCCAGCGCGAGGTTCCGTGGACGATCGTCATCATGATCGGCGCAGTGCTGTGTCTCGGCGGCATCGTTAACGCCACCGGTGGCGTCGCATACCTAGCGAACATGTTCTTGTCGACGGGTGTGACGGAGCTCGGCGGGTTCTTCTCGTTGCTGCTCATCATGCTGGCCGTGTACGCATTTCACACGCTCGTTCCGATCGGACCTGCGTTTATCACGCTGCTCGTGCCTCCCTTGATGGCGTTTTGCGTTTCGGTTGGCATGTCGCCTGCCGTGCCGGGCATGATGCTCGCGATCCTGCTTTCGGGCAACTTCCTCCTTCCTTTCAACCCGGGTATGGCACTTGCTTACCGCGATAACTGTTGGACGGCAAGCGAGTTGTTCAAGACGGGCATCATTCCGGCGATCATTTTCGTCGTGCTGCTGAGCGCTTGGACGCCCTTCGCTTCGGGTCTTATGGGCATCGCCATGTAA
- a CDS encoding SLC13 family permease yields MVRVNKKYVGIPLALVILLVGWFLPPIEGLTHEGIVGLAILFAAVALWICETLPMGVTGLLALVCAPLLGIAEINTVFSGFGTTTVIFAMAVFSLTAIVMKSDLAIRLTGFLVRIAGRDSRKLVLAFMAAGGLLSAVMNDSATLVLFLGFADTVLENAGHVKGKSNLAKCLYLGSAFAIFMGGMATPAGASINVLALGLVEQATGQTIPFLSWMLAAAPVAIVMIPIIWIVLTRVFKPEPIDEESLRVLTAKAASLGSLTLEEKKTLVFLLGVPVLWIIGSWVPALNVTTVSVVALALMCAPGVKLLTFDEFQREVPWTIVIMIGAVISLGGIVGSTGGVAFLANLFLNSGVMELGMFLTFWLIVAAVYFTHSFVPVGPAFATILIPPLMTYCMSAGYSPAIPAILLAAILSGNLLLPINPGLALSYRDNVYTFGDAFKSGIVPVLCLITLLAAWVPFMVGVLGVPN; encoded by the coding sequence ATGGTTCGTGTTAACAAGAAGTACGTCGGCATCCCTCTTGCGCTTGTCATCTTGCTCGTCGGATGGTTCCTGCCCCCGATCGAGGGGCTTACCCATGAGGGAATAGTCGGGCTCGCTATACTGTTCGCAGCCGTTGCGCTCTGGATTTGCGAGACGCTGCCAATGGGCGTGACCGGTCTTCTCGCCCTCGTATGCGCGCCTTTGCTCGGCATTGCGGAAATCAACACGGTCTTCTCGGGTTTCGGCACGACGACCGTCATCTTTGCCATGGCCGTTTTTTCGCTGACGGCTATCGTGATGAAATCCGATCTTGCCATTCGTCTGACGGGGTTTCTCGTGCGGATAGCGGGAAGGGATTCCCGCAAGCTCGTGTTGGCGTTCATGGCTGCGGGCGGCTTGCTTTCAGCCGTGATGAACGATTCGGCAACGCTCGTGCTGTTTTTGGGGTTCGCCGACACGGTGCTTGAGAATGCAGGGCACGTAAAGGGGAAATCGAACCTTGCAAAGTGTTTGTACCTCGGTAGTGCGTTCGCAATATTTATGGGAGGTATGGCCACGCCCGCAGGCGCTTCCATCAATGTGCTTGCACTCGGGTTGGTGGAGCAGGCAACGGGGCAGACCATCCCGTTTCTGTCGTGGATGCTCGCAGCCGCACCCGTTGCCATCGTAATGATCCCGATCATCTGGATCGTGCTGACGCGGGTGTTCAAACCCGAGCCCATCGACGAGGAGAGCTTGCGCGTGCTTACAGCTAAGGCCGCCTCGCTCGGGTCGCTGACGCTCGAAGAAAAGAAGACGCTGGTGTTTCTTCTGGGCGTTCCGGTGCTTTGGATCATCGGCTCGTGGGTACCGGCGCTCAACGTGACGACGGTTTCGGTTGTGGCGCTTGCGCTCATGTGCGCGCCTGGCGTGAAGCTGCTCACCTTCGACGAGTTCCAACGCGAGGTTCCGTGGACGATCGTCATCATGATCGGTGCCGTGATCTCGCTCGGCGGCATCGTCGGTTCGACGGGCGGCGTGGCGTTTCTGGCGAATCTGTTCCTGAACAGCGGCGTCATGGAGTTGGGCATGTTCCTCACGTTCTGGCTCATCGTGGCGGCTGTCTACTTCACTCACTCGTTCGTACCGGTCGGTCCTGCGTTCGCCACCATCCTCATTCCGCCGCTCATGACGTACTGCATGTCGGCTGGATATTCTCCTGCGATACCGGCCATTCTGCTTGCCGCTATTTTGTCGGGCAATCTGCTGCTTCCCATCAATCCCGGGTTGGCGCTCTCGTATCGCGACAACGTCTATACGTTCGGCGATGCGTTCAAATCGGGTATCGTTCCAGTCTTGTGCCTGATAACGCTTCTGGCTGCGTGGGTGCCGTTCATGGTGGGGGTTTTGGGAGTGCCAAACTAG
- a CDS encoding BTAD domain-containing putative transcriptional regulator, producing MADFIMNSACNGCKPKHLRGRRHYQRTGLLSRMMQKRDVGRFLIAPSGFGKTALACAYAESIFEFRNVFWLDAQSPCFLRDVDRGTLASSLTARTRTSSLVVIEDVPRLTAERAESMSACIDKLLERGWEVVVSMVPMHRALADRQPDGVRICSEDFMVTEDELRSIASESGVQFDSRTLFAAGGVPGLVWGGPKAPLRMLRAAVADAAPTDLLFALFAITSLGSGSIEDVEVFTGSLKSDTRALLERGYLFAGLDERRGHFESYPFSVEDIVRAFSPCLGRIAAASSFADANALAARLADALMARGQSERACLLVDGCCNADKRISWLSSRSAELTEAGCLLAAHRLFESKALRLNAQTAQAFVQEAWRLAALDDIRAALALCERVIGCAGAPDVERGQAVLLAARFAEAEVRAHALAALKGVSSAGGRKPESRSEAIRGALNSERQRWRALAWAHLWLCEDARAVFDLCALVAERGLAGAVETTLLLWSVQALVGAGPCACGSLTEAEASRVLGIVGDYLRMCEQGSVCGLAEALLLDAWDQAKALGRSEEPYPRLAVLRASAQAVQLWLFSQRSAFERTKHTAVPAPKSAARGTVSAKTVSAFGMDRSIRDADAAARSAVPELSIRLFGGLEASIGGAEVDPSLFRRQKVKTLLALLTLNQGKELLRERLSEILWPMSSPATAKRNFYSTWSFLRKALSLPGGECPYLIRLQHSCKLDARLVASDVAEFDLLCNRLLFDPPDVEAWSGIYSRLDELYRGDLLPCEGRNEFIVRQREEYRARLIDALVAASMRLFEQGGLQAALWFAHAAVRKDATREDAYIALMQAQIAMGQRTAALDTYFKCKRYLSTELGIDPSKRALLLYGSIIEEEPSLKSFVPKG from the coding sequence ATGGCGGACTTCATCATGAACTCGGCTTGCAACGGGTGCAAGCCGAAGCATCTGCGAGGGCGGCGGCACTACCAGCGCACGGGGCTTTTGTCGCGCATGATGCAGAAGCGGGATGTCGGGCGATTTCTCATCGCCCCTTCGGGGTTCGGCAAAACGGCGCTCGCGTGCGCCTATGCGGAATCGATCTTCGAATTCCGCAACGTGTTTTGGCTCGATGCGCAAAGCCCGTGCTTTCTGCGCGACGTCGATCGGGGCACGCTCGCCTCGTCGCTTACGGCGCGCACCCGCACTTCGTCGCTCGTCGTCATCGAAGACGTTCCGAGGCTTACGGCCGAGCGCGCCGAATCGATGTCGGCGTGTATCGACAAACTGCTCGAACGAGGATGGGAGGTTGTGGTGAGCATGGTGCCGATGCACCGTGCGCTCGCCGACCGCCAGCCCGACGGGGTGCGCATCTGCTCGGAAGATTTCATGGTGACCGAAGACGAGCTCAGGAGTATCGCCTCCGAATCGGGGGTTCAGTTCGATTCCCGGACGCTGTTCGCCGCAGGCGGCGTCCCCGGCCTTGTGTGGGGCGGTCCGAAGGCGCCGCTTCGCATGCTGCGAGCAGCGGTTGCCGACGCGGCTCCCACCGATCTGCTGTTCGCCCTCTTCGCGATCACGTCGCTCGGATCGGGAAGCATCGAAGACGTCGAGGTGTTCACGGGCTCCCTTAAAAGCGATACCCGCGCCTTGCTCGAGAGAGGTTACCTGTTCGCGGGCCTCGACGAGCGGCGGGGGCATTTCGAATCCTACCCGTTTTCCGTCGAAGATATCGTACGGGCCTTTTCTCCGTGTTTGGGGCGTATCGCCGCCGCATCCTCGTTCGCCGATGCGAACGCGCTGGCGGCGCGCCTCGCCGATGCGCTCATGGCGCGCGGCCAGAGCGAACGCGCCTGCTTGCTCGTGGACGGATGCTGCAATGCCGATAAGCGGATATCGTGGCTTTCATCGCGTTCGGCCGAGCTTACCGAAGCGGGGTGCCTGCTCGCCGCGCATCGCTTGTTCGAGAGCAAAGCCCTCAGGTTGAATGCGCAGACAGCGCAGGCGTTCGTGCAGGAGGCGTGGCGTCTTGCTGCCCTCGATGATATCCGAGCGGCCCTTGCGCTGTGCGAGAGAGTGATCGGCTGTGCGGGTGCGCCCGATGTCGAGCGAGGGCAGGCTGTTTTGCTTGCGGCCCGCTTCGCCGAAGCCGAGGTACGCGCGCACGCCTTGGCAGCACTCAAAGGGGTTTCCTCTGCGGGCGGTCGGAAACCCGAATCGCGCTCAGAGGCCATCAGGGGCGCCCTGAACTCCGAACGGCAACGATGGAGGGCGCTCGCATGGGCGCATCTCTGGCTATGCGAAGATGCCCGGGCGGTATTCGACCTGTGTGCGCTTGTCGCGGAGCGCGGGCTTGCGGGTGCCGTCGAGACGACCCTGCTGCTCTGGTCGGTACAGGCGCTTGTTGGCGCCGGCCCGTGTGCGTGCGGCTCATTAACGGAAGCAGAGGCTTCGCGCGTACTCGGTATCGTGGGCGACTACCTGCGCATGTGCGAGCAAGGGAGTGTGTGCGGTCTCGCGGAGGCTCTTCTGCTCGATGCATGGGACCAGGCGAAGGCGCTCGGCCGAAGCGAAGAGCCGTATCCGCGTCTCGCTGTGCTGCGCGCGTCTGCCCAAGCGGTACAGTTGTGGTTGTTCTCGCAGAGAAGCGCATTCGAGCGAACGAAGCATACAGCGGTGCCCGCGCCGAAAAGCGCAGCGCGCGGCACCGTATCCGCAAAGACGGTGTCCGCCTTCGGTATGGACCGGAGCATCCGGGACGCGGACGCTGCGGCGAGAAGCGCTGTACCCGAGCTCTCCATCCGCCTGTTCGGCGGCCTCGAGGCTTCGATCGGGGGCGCCGAGGTTGATCCGTCGCTCTTCCGAAGGCAGAAAGTCAAGACCCTTCTGGCACTGCTTACGCTCAACCAGGGAAAAGAGCTTCTGCGTGAACGGCTCTCGGAAATTCTGTGGCCTATGAGCTCGCCTGCTACCGCCAAACGCAACTTTTACAGCACCTGGTCGTTTTTGCGCAAAGCGCTTTCCCTTCCCGGAGGCGAGTGCCCTTACCTCATTCGCCTGCAGCACAGCTGCAAGCTCGATGCCCGTTTGGTTGCAAGCGACGTGGCCGAGTTCGACCTGCTGTGCAACAGGCTTCTGTTCGATCCGCCCGATGTGGAGGCCTGGTCGGGCATTTACAGCCGGCTCGACGAGCTGTACCGGGGCGATCTGCTTCCGTGCGAAGGGCGAAACGAATTCATCGTGCGGCAGCGCGAAGAGTACCGCGCGCGATTGATCGACGCCCTTGTGGCGGCATCGATGCGGCTGTTCGAGCAAGGCGGGCTCCAGGCGGCGCTGTGGTTCGCACATGCGGCGGTGCGCAAGGACGCGACGAGGGAAGACGCCTACATTGCACTCATGCAGGCCCAGATTGCAATGGGGCAGAGAACGGCCGCTCTCGACACGTACTTCAAATGCAAGCGCTACCTGTCAACCGAGCTCGGCATCGATCCCTCGAAGCGCGCGCTGCTTTTGTACGGGTCGATCATCGAAGAGGAGCCGAGTCTCAAATCGTTCGTTCCCAAAGGATGA